One segment of Brassica napus cultivar Da-Ae chromosome C3, Da-Ae, whole genome shotgun sequence DNA contains the following:
- the LOC125583241 gene encoding uncharacterized protein LOC125583241 has translation MADNLHKAIRSMSLEDDEPMVLPDDPKFHVFDDNALSILGRLLNPEAQNMARMIDYMPLAWRLYDRVRGIALTRDRFQFVFKREEDLETVLKDRPWSYNHWTMVLERWVPSPPRDFLSKFEVWIRIRNIPINHYTIGTMHLLASKVGFVKEIAYDPKSSQKTEYIRAKVLFSATNPAFAAKNLTLPSDEIVVIEYEYEKIHKRCFQCDRLTHEKSMCPYTKPRLHRTLPSAEERPPRDSTKPASEARRLEAPPGFPPLFPELQGEERTMALQYISHADETERRARIMRVQQSIEADKDNPPAVLTKISHEVDKEKGHVFQHDKPASEALPLVCKRAHPTLSAPSGDRNRGFNEGSSSGESANSRSVPKGPTVFQAGIFCSTSTGTFRNKKKKSRQRPPAWVRHVRPARSSTCVNLSVTDEPVSESGTSKRKAEETETPQGNKSTKTNEDTVASDLRLLSPQ, from the coding sequence ATGGCGGACAACCTCCATAAGGCAATCCGTTCTATGTCCTTAGAAGATGATGAGCCAATGGTCCTCCCTGATGACCCGAAGTTTCACGTTTTTGATGATAACGCGCTTAGTATCCTTGGGCGTTTACTGAATCCCGAGGCTCAGAACATGGCGAGAATGATAGACTACATGCCTCTAGCGTGGCGTCTCTACGATAGGGTGAGAGGTATCGCTCTAACACGTGACCGCTTTCAGTTTGTGTtcaagagagaagaagatttgGAAACAGTTTTAAAGGATCGTCCATGGTCCTACAACCACTGGACTATGGTCTTGGAACGCTGGGTTCCTTCTCCACCAAGAGACTTTCTGTCCAAGTTTGAAGTGTGGATCCGCATTCGGAACATCCCTATAAATCACTACACCATCGGAACTATGCATCTACTAGCCTCTAAAGTTGGTTTTGTGAAGGAGATAGCGTACGATCCTAAAAGCTCTCAGAAAACAGAGTACATCCGAGCTAAGGTCTTGTTTTCAGCTACGAATCCAGCATTTGCGGCAAAGAATTTAACTCTCCCCTCTGATGAGATAGTGGTCATTGAATACGAGTATGAAAAGATCCATAAAAGATGCTTCCAATGCGATAGACTAACTCATGAAAAGTCTATGTGCCCTTATACCAAGCCTCGCCTGCATAGAACTCTACCGAGCGCAGAGGAGAGACCCCCAAGGGACTCTACAAAGCCTGCAAGTGAGGCTCGGCGCCTGGAAGCTCCACCAGGGTTTCCCCCTTTGTTTCCTGAACTGCAAGGAGAAGAGAGAACTATGGCCCTCCAATATATCTCTCATGCTGATGAAACTGAGCGCCGTGCACGCATAATGCGGGTGCAGCAATCTATTGAAGCTGACAAGGATAATCCCCCTGCCGTGCTGACCAAGATATCTCACGAAGTGGACAAGGAGAAAGGGCATGTGTTTCAGCATGACAAACCTGCTTCAGAAGCGCTACCCCTAGTCTGCAAGAGGGCTCATCCTACGCTGTCAGCTCCTAGTGGTGATCGCAACAGAGGTTTTAACGAAGGTTCTTCATCAGGTGAAAGCGCCAATTCTCGATCTGTTCCAAAAGGACCAACGGTGTTTCAGGCTGGAATATTTTGCTCCACCTCAACCGGGACCTTTCggaataagaaaaagaaatctaGGCAACGCCCTCCTGCTTGGGTTAGACATGTCAGACCAGCGCGAAGCTCAACATGCGTGAACCTAAGCGTAACTGATGAACCAGTAAGTGAGTCTGGTACATCGAAGAGGAAAGCAGAGGAGACTGAGACTCCACAAGGCAACAAATCCACAAAAACCAACGAAGATACGGTGGCCTCCGATTTGAGGCTGCTGTCTCCCCAATGA
- the LOC125583841 gene encoding iron-sulfur protein NUBPL-like isoform X1, with product MASVTLLLRSLRRRETHAVSAYKFSSASAGGRKTELRLDGVKDIIAVASGKGGVGKSSTAVNLAVALANKFKLKIGLLDADVYGPSVPIMMSINQKPQVNQDMKMIPVENYGVKCMSMGLLVEKDAPIVWRAPMVMSALAKMTRGVDWGDLDVLVVDMPPGTGDAQITISQNLKLSGAVIVSTPQDVALADANRGISMFDKVRVPILGLVENMSCFICPHCNEASFIFGKEGARQMAAKKGLKLIGEIPLEMKIREGSDEGVPVVVSSPGSVVSKAYEDLAQNVVNGLKELRDNPENEIQMKLNVPHSS from the exons atggcCTCCGTCACACTTCTTCTTCGGTCTCTTCGCCGCCGTGAAACCCACGCAGTCTCCGCGTACAAATTC AGCTCTGCAAGCGCCGGCGGGAGGAAGACGGAGCTCCGGTTAGACGGAGTCAAAGATATAATCGCCGTTGCGTCTGGTAAAGGCGGAGTTGGAAAGTCTTCCACTGCTG TTAACTTAGCTGTTGCGTTAGCCAACAAATTTAAACTCAAGATTGGGTTGCTTGATGCTGATGTGTATGGACCATCTGTTCCAATCATGATGAGTATCAATCAAAAGCCTCAAGTTAACCAAG atatgAAGATGATTCCGGTAGAGAACTATGGAGTTAAATGCATGTCAATGGGACTCCTTGTAGAGAAAGATGCACCTATTGTGTGGAGAGCTCCTATG GTAATGAGTGCTCTTGCTAAGATGACGAGAGGAGTTGATTGGGGAGATCTTGATGTTCTTGTTGTAGATATGCCACCTGGAACCGGTGATGCTCAGATTACCATATCTCAAAACCTTAAACTCTCAG GTGCCGTGATTGTGTCCACTCCACAAGATGTAGCACTTGCTGATGCTAATCGAGGAATTTCCATGTTCGACAAAGTTAGAGTACCT ATCTTGGGACTTGTGGAGAACATGAGTTGCTTCATTTGTCCCCACTGTAACGAGGCTTCTTTCATTTTTGGGAAAGAAGGAGCCCGCCAGATGGCTGCGAAGAAGGGCTTGAAACTCATTGGTGAG ATTCCACTGGAAATGAAGATTAGAGAAGGGTCTGATGAAGGTGTTCCTGTGGTTGTTTCTTCACCTGGTTCTGTAGTATCAAAAGCTTATGAAGATCTAGCTCAAAACGTGGTGAATGGGCTCAAAGAGCTACGTGATAATCCTGAGAATGAGATTCAGATGAAACTTAACGTTCCACACTCATCATAG
- the LOC125583841 gene encoding iron-sulfur protein NUBPL-like isoform X2 — MASVTLLLRSLRRRETHAVSAYKFSSASAGGRKTELRLDGVKDIIAVASGKGGVGKSSTAVNLAVALANKFKLKIGLLDADVYGPSVPIMMSINQKPQVNQDMKMIPVENYGVKCMSMGLLVEKDAPIVWRAPMVMSALAKMTRGVDWGDLDVLVVDMPPGTGDAQITISQNLKLSGAVIVSTPQDVALADANRGISMFDKVRVPILGLVENMSCFICPHCNEASFIFGKEGARQMAAKKGLKLIDSTGNED; from the exons atggcCTCCGTCACACTTCTTCTTCGGTCTCTTCGCCGCCGTGAAACCCACGCAGTCTCCGCGTACAAATTC AGCTCTGCAAGCGCCGGCGGGAGGAAGACGGAGCTCCGGTTAGACGGAGTCAAAGATATAATCGCCGTTGCGTCTGGTAAAGGCGGAGTTGGAAAGTCTTCCACTGCTG TTAACTTAGCTGTTGCGTTAGCCAACAAATTTAAACTCAAGATTGGGTTGCTTGATGCTGATGTGTATGGACCATCTGTTCCAATCATGATGAGTATCAATCAAAAGCCTCAAGTTAACCAAG atatgAAGATGATTCCGGTAGAGAACTATGGAGTTAAATGCATGTCAATGGGACTCCTTGTAGAGAAAGATGCACCTATTGTGTGGAGAGCTCCTATG GTAATGAGTGCTCTTGCTAAGATGACGAGAGGAGTTGATTGGGGAGATCTTGATGTTCTTGTTGTAGATATGCCACCTGGAACCGGTGATGCTCAGATTACCATATCTCAAAACCTTAAACTCTCAG GTGCCGTGATTGTGTCCACTCCACAAGATGTAGCACTTGCTGATGCTAATCGAGGAATTTCCATGTTCGACAAAGTTAGAGTACCT ATCTTGGGACTTGTGGAGAACATGAGTTGCTTCATTTGTCCCCACTGTAACGAGGCTTCTTTCATTTTTGGGAAAGAAGGAGCCCGCCAGATGGCTGCGAAGAAGGGCTTGAAACTCATTG ATTCCACTGGAAATGAAGATTAG
- the LOC106422166 gene encoding uncharacterized protein LOC106422166 isoform X2: protein MMLSLCKQTQQLVPGMWQTTPIFTHVAGYLNTTKESLLMKIAWEMMNPEYKKGTQRKPTTTVKKKDPISKTAAPSKKTSATTTQNNAESEKKKRLSAYINLDVLDKLFDDENSPKRTKLEKLVGVGDQVKNSQQRSEEECLLEPEGFEEEDKPVWNEDYSTEEANGGEDEFYGGADLEYEDQDEA from the exons ATGATGCTgag TCTCTGTAAACAAACACAACAATTGGTTCCTGGAATGTGGCAAACCACGCCTATTTTTACACAT GTTGCTGGTTATCTAAATACTACAAAAGAATCTCTCCTGATGAAGATAGCATGGGAGATGATGAACCCTGAgtacaaaaaa GGAACGCAGAGGAAACCTACTACTACAGTGAAAAAGAAAGATCCTATTAGTAAGACTGCTGCTCCTAGTAAGAAAACTTCTGCAACCACAACCCAAAACAATGCAGAAAGTGAAAAGAAAAAG AGACTTAGTGCATATATCAATTTGGATGTCTTGGATAAGCTATTTGATGAT GAGAACTCTCCAAAGAGGACTAAGTTGGAGAAACTAGTTGGTGTTGGTGACCAAGTGAAAAATTCACAGCAAAGAAGTGAAGAAGAATGTCTTTTGGAACCTGAAggttttgaagaagaagataaaccgGTCTGGAACGAGGATTACAGTACTGAAGAAGCTAATGGAGGAGAGGACGAATTCTATGGTGGTGCTGATCTTGAATATGAAGATCAAGATGAAGCATAA
- the LOC106422166 gene encoding uncharacterized protein LOC106422166 isoform X1 codes for MVENSVKPSSKATLASSRPMARNLRGVGDLAEDLSRINDAEVAGYLNTTKESLLMKIAWEMMNPEYKKGTQRKPTTTVKKKDPISKTAAPSKKTSATTTQNNAESEKKKRLSAYINLDVLDKLFDDENSPKRTKLEKLVGVGDQVKNSQQRSEEECLLEPEGFEEEDKPVWNEDYSTEEANGGEDEFYGGADLEYEDQDEA; via the exons ATG GTGGAGAATTCAGTAAAACCATCCTCAAAAGCCACATTGGCATCTTCTAGACCAATGGCTAGAAACCTAAGAGGTGTTGGTGATCTTGCTGAGGACTTATCTCGTATTAATGATGCTgag GTTGCTGGTTATCTAAATACTACAAAAGAATCTCTCCTGATGAAGATAGCATGGGAGATGATGAACCCTGAgtacaaaaaa GGAACGCAGAGGAAACCTACTACTACAGTGAAAAAGAAAGATCCTATTAGTAAGACTGCTGCTCCTAGTAAGAAAACTTCTGCAACCACAACCCAAAACAATGCAGAAAGTGAAAAGAAAAAG AGACTTAGTGCATATATCAATTTGGATGTCTTGGATAAGCTATTTGATGAT GAGAACTCTCCAAAGAGGACTAAGTTGGAGAAACTAGTTGGTGTTGGTGACCAAGTGAAAAATTCACAGCAAAGAAGTGAAGAAGAATGTCTTTTGGAACCTGAAggttttgaagaagaagataaaccgGTCTGGAACGAGGATTACAGTACTGAAGAAGCTAATGGAGGAGAGGACGAATTCTATGGTGGTGCTGATCTTGAATATGAAGATCAAGATGAAGCATAA